CAGTCATTGCTTTAATCATGGTGATATCTTTAATTGACGCGAAATGGACACTTGCCGCCGCGGCTCGCTGAACTCGCCGCTCAGCACGAAAACGCCCCTCGCGTGAGGGGGTAAAGTCACTCAATCTGGAATTCTTGAGGTGGACTGCCGCAATCGAACGTAGCCCTGCGATCGGCCCTGCATAGAATTCGCCTCCCCGGGCAGTTCAGCGTTCTCTTCTCCGCCCGGCCGCCTCACGGAACAGGAACTGGAAGGATCTATGATGAAGCAATTGTTCGCTTGCGCTGTACTCGCTATCGGATCGCTCGTCGCCCTCTCTCCGCTCTCTGCGGTCGCCCAAGTCCGCCAGCCAGTCGGCTACTTCGTGATGCAGGAAGTCGGCTCTCAAAACATCAAAGACGTGAAGCTCGCCTCTCCCGCCTTCACCGGCATCGTCATCCGCGAGCGTTGGTCGTCGCTCAATCCGGCCCCCGGGGTCTACAACTGGAAGTTCCTCGACGGCCAAACGGCGCGTGCCCGCCGCCTCGGCAAAGCCTACATCCTTGCCATCTACACCGGCAACAATGCGCCCCTCTGGCTCGGCGTCCCGCTGTTCAAGTCGGCGCCGTTGCCATGGGATTCAAAAATGCTCGCCGCCCACGGCCAAATGGTCGCCATGCTCGGCCAACGCTACGGTCGCGACGCCAACCTCGTCGGCGTCGAACTGAGCGGCCCGACGCGCGGCCCCTCTGGTTCGCTCGAAATGCACCTCGCCGACGGTCTGCTCCAGCATCCTTCCTACCGGCCCGAGAACGTCGCCCTCGCCTGGATGCAGTGCATTAACCAGTATGGCGCCGCCTTCCCGCAGTGCGGTCTCATCTCCGACGGCGGCATCGCTCCCGGCGGCAAGGACGGGTCCATCACGCAAGCCGTCTTCAATCACCTCTATCAAACCTATCCAATGCAGGCGAACGTCTCGCACTGCGCCCTCAAGGCGAACACGCAGGAATCGGCTCCGCACCATGCCATCGTCGTCGCGATGGCCCGCCGTGGCTGCAGCGTGGGCTTTGAAATGGTCGGTCCTTCCGTCGCCGGAGTAAACGGCGAGGGAGGCCCCGTCGCCCGCTTCAGCGGCGACTTCGATTCCGCACTCGCCATCGCCAATCGCGCCGGAGCGAGCTGGCTGAAGATCTACCAAGGCGACGAGTTCAACGCGATGGACTGAGCGGTCGCAAACGCGGCGAACTGATAATATTGAAAACGGCGGGCTGCTCGCTCGGCCCGCCGTTCTTTTTCTACTCTTTGCGATTGCGATAAAGCGACGCATCGACCACGCCTTGCATCGCCGCAGCGTCTAAGATCCCGCCTAAAAACTCGTTTACCCGCCCGATTTCAGCCGCGGGATTCGCGAGCATCTGGTTGTAGTTCACGTCGATCAGTTCGATGTGTTGCTGCTTGGCGGCCCAATCGTAAAACCGCTCGATCTCCGACCGAAACAGCTTCGCCATCATCTCCGGCGAAACCGCGTCGCCCGCGCTGTGACGGTTCAGCATCACCTGCTGAGACGCCAAAATCTCGTCGAGTTCCCGCCGCATGAACAGCACGCGGTACGTCCGGTCGGCGGGCAAATCGTACAGCAGGCGGTACACCATTTTGACCGCTTTGCCGTTAGCGCCCTCCAGCCAAGAGGCGTCTTCTGACGTCTTTTTGACGGCTTCGAACTCGTAGTACCCGTTCGGGTTATCGTCATCCGCGGTGCGGATTTCGTCCGTCATCACCTTGAGTCCGCCATGCTCCAGCATGCGCATCATCATCGAGGTTCCCGAACGGGGCAGGCCGGAAACAATGGTCAGAAACTCGGCGGTGGCTGTCGACATAATCATCTCAGCGTGAAATCGATCGGATCACAATCGGCACTCGAACTATTGTCGCAATGCCATAAACCACTACAGATATAGTGATTCGCGCCGCCCCCGCGCTTCATCCGCATCTCGCGTGGCCGCCATGCCGCCCGCAAGTGATATGCCCAGTCGTGGCTTTCAGGGAGCGTAGAAATCTTTCTCGCTGTTGTACTCGCTCGCCGGCCCGGTGCAAGTCTTTTGCGGGCAAGCGATCGCGCAGTCTCGCGGCAGTTGCTGCTCGCTCGATGAGCAGATTCCCAGCCAAGTTCGAGCCGCGCCGCCGCCGCCATCCCTATTGAAGTGATGAACAGGCGCTAACTGAATTGGTCGTTGCGCGTCCAGCGCGTAGTGCAAACGCCCAAACGGAATTTTCTGGCGCGACGTTTGCTTTCTTTGCGAGCGAACTATTGCTATTGACTCCGCAATGCTGTTCAATGGCCCCTGCTTGGTTGGGAAGAGGCACCACCATCCCCCCGCATGTGAGCGTTACGCCGTCCTAACGTCTGCGCACTGACGCGCGATTACCGGCTTCAAGCTCACGTCCCTAACCTAACCCGCCGTACGATCTCCACAGATCAGTCGGCATACCTCGTTCGTCAGTAATCGCCGCGCCGCTCCGCGGTTCCAGTCCATTTCTAAATTGCTTTGCTCACGCCGATCCCATTTGCGGAAGGTAGTGCCGTGACCTCGTTGCGTCACCACAGAAGCGGACAACGCCCCTCTCGGGTCGTCCGCCTCTACGCCTCGAAGCAGTTATTTCCATGCGTCGAGTCTTATTTAGATTCTGCGCAGCGGATTTACGGGCCTTCATCGGGCGTCCGCGCATCGGCTACGCGTCAAACTCCATGTGAGGATCGCGCGTCCTCGCCAATTCGAACGAAATCGATTCTTCCCGCCTCACGCATCGCCGGCGTCGGTCGTCGATCGACGCCTTCATCCTCCGCAACCCATTCGGAGCGCGAGTCATGATCAACACGTTGCGTCCCAGCAAGAAGCACGTTCGCTCGCTCCCCGCCGCCGTCTCCGAGAGCGGCGTCGTCGGACCGGAACCGCCGCTGAAGGTTTGCGTCCTCGCCGCTTGTCCCTTCCCCGCCAACCACGGCACGCCTGGCTCGATTCGCGAACTCGTCGAAGCCACCGCCGAGCGCGGCCACGAAGTGCACGTCGTCACCTACCACATCGGCGAAGAGTTGCCGCTGCGGAACGTTCATCTCCACCGCATTCCCGACTGGACCGGCGAACGCACCGTCAAGGTCGGTCCGACGAAGTATCGGCCGCTGTACGATTTTCAGATGGTGCTCAAGACGCTGCAGGTGCTGCGGCGGAACAAGGTCGACCTGATCCATGCCCATGGCTACGAAGCCGCACTCGTGGCCGCCTGCTGCCACCCCTTCGTCCGCAAGCCGATCGTTTACAGCGCCCACAACGCGATGGGCGACGAACTCGCGAGCTACAACTTCTTCCGCTCGAAGCGGATGGCCAACGGCCTCGCCTGGCTCCTCGACCGTACCGTCCCCCGCATTGGCGATCGCTGCATCCCCCACAGCGTCAACTTGCAAGAATTCCTCTACGCTCGCGGTCTGGAGAAGCGAACCGAAGCAGTTCTCAACTTCGGCGTCAACTTCGACGCAATGCCGGTCGGCGACCGGACGGCGCTTCGCCAAGCATTCAACCTGACCGACGAGCCGGTGATCCTCTACTCGGGCGTCATCGACAAATTCCAGCGCCTCGATTTGCTGCTGGAAGCAATGGTGCACGTCCTGCCGCGCTTCCCGCGGGCGAAACTGCTGCTGCTCACCAACGTCCCCAATGCCGAAAACGAAGCCATCCTCCGCGAGCATGCCCGGGCCCTCGGCATCGAAGACAACGTGATGATGATGGTCCCGCGCTCGCTCGACGACGGCCTCAAGCTGCTGTCGATGTGCGACCTCGCCGTCGTCCCGCGACCCAAGGCGCCAGGGTTCCCGATCAAGTTGCTTAATTACCTTGCGGCCAAGCGCCCCTGCGTGATGTACGCCAGCTCGTGCAGCCGGCTGTCGCATGGCGAGCACGTCTGGCTCGCATCGGAAGACACTCCGAAATCGTTGGGAGACGCCTTGGTGCAGGTTCTCAAGGATGACGCGCTCCGTAATCGGATTGCCGAGGGGGGCCACCAGTTCGTCCGCGCACGGCACGACCGCCGTGCGGCCGCCGCCCAACTTTGCAACGTGTACCTCGACTTGCTGCGCACGACGCGCCGCTGGAACGATATTGCCGCCCGCCCGGCCCGTGTCGTTCCGAACATCGAACAATCCGACGAACTTGAAGCGTTCGACGGTGAATCCAAGGAGATGCAGGCCAATGCCTACGCCTAATTACAAGGTGCTGATCGTCGGCCTCGACGGCGCGACGTTCGACCTGATGCTGCCGTGGATCGAGGAAGGAAAACTCCCGAACCTCGCCCGCATCATGCGCAGCGGAGCGAAGAGCCCGCTCGAGTCGACCGTGCCGCCGATCACGCCGTGCGCCTGGTCGAGCTTTATGACGGGCAAGAACCCCGGCAAGCACGGCCTGTTCGACTTCATCGAGCCCGACGACAACCACGGCTTTAAGTTTACGAACGCCTCCTACCGCGACGGCGAAACATTGTGGGGCTGCCTCAGCCGCCACGGCCGCCGCGTCGGCGTCGTCAACGTCCCGATGACGTTCCCGCCGGAACCGGTCAACGGCTTCCTGATCTCGGGCCTCGACACGCCGCACGACCTCAGCGCGTTCATGTACCCGGTCGAAGTTCGCTCCGAGCTGAAGATGGCGGGCATTAAGTACCGCATCGATCAGCAACATCTGGGCAACATGCGGACCGACGAACGCCGTCGCGCCCAGCTCGACGACATCTTCGCCTGCGAACGCGATCGCACCACGGCGTTCCAGCTCCTGTCCGAACAACGCCCCTGCGACTTCCGCATGATCGTCTTCGGATCGACCGACCAAGTGCAGCACCACTTCTGGCACTTCATGGATGCGTCGCACGACAAGCACGATGCCGCCGGCGCCGAGAAGTTCAGCACTGCCATCCTCGACACCTACGTCCACTGCGACGAACAACTCGGCATCCTCCTCGACGAGTGCGACGACGACACGATCGTCGTCATCATGTCCGACCACGGCTTCGGCCCGATGTCGAACGTCCGCGTTCGCGTCAATCAGATTCTCGCCGAAGCCGGGCTGCTGAAGTTCGTCGAAAGCTCCGCCCCTGGCAAGCTCAAGCAGTCGCTCGCCGCGTGGCTCGACCGGATGATTCGCTCGACGCTTTCCTCCGACGCCAAGCGCCGTATCGCCGGCATGCTGCCGCGGCTGCGAACTTGGTTTGAAACGCTCGACGAGACGCAAATCAACTGGGACGAAACGAGCGCCTACGTCAACGAGGCGTACCGCTCCAGCCCCGCCATTTGGCTCAACCGCCTGCAAGATCTGGACGAAGGCGAAGTGGCGGAACTACGCGACCGTATCGAGCAGATCATGCTCTCGCTCGTCGATCCGCAAACGGGCGAACCGGTGATCACCCACTTGGCCCGCCCCAGCGAGCTCTACCACGGCCCCCATTCCAGCAAGGCGCCCGACCTGCTCCCCGCGTGGTGGACCGACGGGTTCCTGCTCGATCAGAGCATGCCCGCCGCGGCCGGCTTGCCGAACGTCGAGCGTTCGACCGCGCCGCTCGAGGGAGGCGTCGAGTTCGCCGCCTCGCACCGTCTCGACGGCGTTTTCATGATCAGCGGCGGTCCGATCTCGCCCGAATTTTCGTTCTCCGACGCCAAAATTGTCGACGTGACCCCGACCGTCCTGTATTTAATGGGTCTGCCGATTCCCGACGACATGGATGGCAAGGTCCTGGTCGAGGCGATTGATTCCGACTTCCTCGCCGCTAACCCGATTCGCTACGAATCGACCGAAGATGGCGCCGTGAGCGAAGTCGACAACGCCCCGCGCGGGTTCTCGAAAGACGAATCAGAGATGATCGCGCGTCGTCTCCAAGCCTTGGGATACATCCAATAGCCATCGCACTCGGCGGCCCGAGAGGAATTTCAGATATGAGTCGTGTTTTCATCGTCGGCTGGGATGGCGCCACATTCGATTTGGTCGAACCGTGGATCGCTGAAGGCAAGCTGCCGAACATCGCGGAAGTCTATCGCAACGGCGCGCACGGCGAGCTCGCCTCGACGCTGCCGCCGATGACGTTCCCTGCTTGGTCCAGCTTCATGACGGGCAAGAACCCTGCGAAGCACGGCATCTACGACTTCACCCGCCAAACCCCCGGCACGTACGACCTTGAGTTCGTCAACGGCGGCAACCGGCGGGCGCCTTCGTTTTGGAAGCTGCTCAGCGACGCCGATAAACGCGTTATCTCGATCTCCCTCCCGTGCACCTTCCCGCCGGAACCGGTCAACGGCGTCATGCTCAGCGGCTTCGACGCCGCTGGCCTCGGGGGCAGCAGTTCAAAGCTCGACGCCCGCGGCATGTATCCCCGCAGCATGTACGACGAACTCGACCGCGAACTGGGCGGCCACCCGATCGGATCGTTCCCGATCCAAGAAATCAACCAGGGCAGGGCGGAAGCCGCGGTTCAGAAGATCATCGACGTCATCGGCCGCAAAGCCGCGACGGCGAAGTACCTTATGCAGAATTACGAATGGGATTGCGCGATGATCCTGTTCGGCGAGTCCGACGGCTCGGCCCACCACTTCTGGAAGTACTGCGACCCCCGCTCGCCGCAATACACGGCCGAACCTGCCTCGATGCGCGACAGCATCTTGCGGGTCTACCAAGAACTCGATCGCCAACTCGGCGAGCTCAAAGAACTGCTGCCGTACGATACGACGCTGATGATGATGTCGGACCACGGTTTCGGCGGCGTCAGCAACGCGGTCGTCTACCCGAACTGCTGGCTCCGCGAACAGGGACAACTCGGCTTCCGCGGCGGCCTGGCGCGCTGGATGTCGCGGCGGCTCGACGCACTCAAGCTCCGCGCCGTCGCCGTGCTGCCGAACTCCATCCAAAAGTTCCTCTCGCGGTTCGCCCGCGCTCAGCTCGGCGGCATCGAAGCGAAGGTCCGCTACGGCATCATCGATTGGAGCCAAACGAAGGCCTTCTTCGAAGAGAACCCGTACTACCCGGCGCTTCGCATCAACCTGAAGGGCCGTCAGCCGCAAGGCACCGTCGAACCCGGCGCCGAGTACGAAGCGCTCCGCACCGAACTGATCACGAAGCTCGAAGCCTGGCGCCATCCGCAAACGGGCGAGTCGATGGTCGAAAAGGCCTTCCGCCGCGAGGAAGTCTACTCCGGCGCCTGCCTCGACGAAGCGCCAGACATTGTCGTCAAATGGGCGACGCACCAAAATTACACCTACGCCTTCCGCGTCAGTTCGAAGAGCAAGTCCCTCGCTTGGATCGAGGAGCTCGACCCGCACCGTCAGGAGAATTCCGCGTTCTTCACCGGCAAGTCGGGAAGCCATCGCGACAACGGAATTTTCTTGGCCGAAGGACCGCAAGTGATTGCGGAGAAGACGGTCGACGGAGCCCGCATCATCGACGTGGCGCCAACGATCTTGCACCTCCTTGGGGTACCGACGCCGGCGGACATGGATGGCCGGGCGCTGATCGAAATATTCGAAGGCGCCGCGGCGACCCCCATGGCAGTTGGAGAGGCTGCCGGCGTCGTCGCCGCCTCGGAAGAGGACGACGCCTCGTACACGGATGATGACAAAGTCGTGATCAACGAACGCCTCCGGGCGCTCGGTTACATCGATTAATTCACCGCTGTTCGACGTTCAGTTTCTTCGCTGAGAGTGCCGCCACGTGAGCCGTTCCGTTCCACCAACCGCGTCTGATTCGCCGACCGTCGCGCCTGCGCACGAATCGGGTCTCGGCCGCATCGTACGAAACAGCGCGTTCAACGCCGTGGGGACGATCCTCATCGTTCCCTCGAACATGCTCGCGCTGTTCGTCATGGCGCAACGGTTGGGCGCGCAGCCCATCGGTACGTTCTTCACGATCTTCTCGATCTCCGCGGTGATCCACTGGATCGCCGATGCGGGCACGACCACGGTCCTCACTCGCCACGTCGCCCGCAATCCACAGCGGCTGAAAACGATCATTCCCGAGTCGCTCGGCGTCCTGTGCGTCGTTTGCTGCGTTTCGACGACGCTGTTCATGCTGGTCGCCGTTCCGTGGATGTCGTTCTTCACCGACCGCGTTTCGTTCGCGGTGGTGATCGTCGCCGCGTCGGCGATGTGGTCTCGGCACGCTCTCGACTTCGCCGCCAGCGCCCTCCGCGGGCTAGAACGCTTCGAATACGAGAACTTCTCCCGGGTCGTGCAGACCTGTAGTTTTTGCGTGTTCGTCTGGTTGTGGGTCCACCCGTCGACCGGCGGCGCCCTGGCCGCCTTCATCGCTTACGCCGCGAGCAACGTCATTGCCGCGATCATCATCTGGTGGACGCTGCTCACCAAGTGGGACTGCGCCGGCTTCCGCTTGAACCGCGAAATCATCCGGCGCTGGTGGACCGAATCGATTCCGCTCGGCGCCGGCGACGTCATCCGCCAGTTCCTCATGCAGATGGACACGCTGCTCCTCGCCGCGTTCAAGCCGCAGGCGATCGTCGGCATGTTCAGCATCGCCGCCCGGCCGCTGCAGCCGTTGCAGCTGCTGCCGAAGATCATCGTCTCGGTCACGTTCCCGATGCTCAGCCGCGCGGCCCAGGTCGATCTCGCCGCCGTGAATCGCCTGTTCGTCAAAACGACGAAGATCCTCTGGGCTGCCTCGCTGCCGATCAGCATCGGCCTGAGCATGGCCGCCCAGCCGATCATCCTCGCCACTGCCGGCGAAGACTTCATCGATGCGGCCCGCCCGCTCCAGATTCTGATCTGGTCTACCGGCCTGATTTTCATCAACGCCCAACTCCGCTTCGTCCTCACCGCACTCGACAGCGAAAAGGCCTACTGGCGGCTTATCTGCTGGACGCTTGCGGTGAAGCTCGGCCTCGAAGCGGCGCTCATCCCGCTTTGGGGCCTCTACGGCGCTTGCATTGGCAACATCCTCGGCGAAATCGCGCTCTGCATCGGCGGAGCGCTGGCCCTCCATCGACTCGGCGTCAAATCGCCCAACTGGCTCGACTTCCTCCGTCCAGCACCCGCTGCCGTTGCAATGACGCTGATTATGTGGCCCTACGCCGATCACGACGCCTCGCTGCTCAGCGTGATCATCGCCGGCATTGCCGGCGGCATCGTCTACGCGATCGTGGCGCTGTTCAGCGGCATCGTTCCGTGGTCCGATCTGCAGCGCATCTGGCGCTCGCTTCGTAAACCGGCGATCGTCGCCAGCCTTGAACCTGCCGCCGTCGTCGCTGTCGCCGAGACAGCCGACGCAATCCCCAACTAACCATCTGCTCAGGCACGCGAAAGACACCAACATTTAGACCCTCCCGGACGCGGGAGCAAAGGATTCTGGAGTATCTCCCTCATGAAGACATTCATCCGTTGGACCAGTGGATTGCTGTTGCTCGGCTGCGCCGTTGTTCTCATCGGCCTGTGGCAGTTGCGGGCCCGCGACGCGATGGCCGATTGGGATCCCGATGCGGCCCGTCACCGCGGCAAGCCGATCCCCGTCCGCACCATCAAAGTGGCGGCCCGCGACTTCGATGAAACGATTGGCGGCACCGCTGTGACGTTCCCGGCCCAATCGGCGACGGTGACCATCCCGCTCCGCTCCTCCTCGGTGATCGACCGCGAAGTTCTCGACGTCAATTGCGAAGCAGGCGGCGAAGTGAAGAAGGGCGACGTCCTGGTGACGTTCCTCCCCGGGCTGTTCGAGCACACCGTCCGTCAGCGCGAAGCCGCCGTCCGCCAAACGACCAAGACGCTCGAAGCCTACAAGGGCCTCAACAAGCGTCAGGCGATCACCGAACTCGAAGTCGCCGAAGCCGAAGTCGGTTACGAAACGGCTCAGCTCGAACTCGCCATGTCGAAGCGCGACCTTGAACTTTGCAAGATGATCACTCCGATCGACGGCGTCATCCAGGAAGTCAACGTCGTCCCGCAGATGCGCGTCGGCGACGGCACGATCGTCGCCGTCGTCCACGACCTCGACCCCATCTACGTCCAAATGGACTTCCCGATGGAACGGCTCGATTCGCTCCAAGTCGGCCAAACCGCCGAAGTGGAACTCGACGCTTTCTCGCAAGAAACCTTCGAAGCGAAGGTGATCCGCATCGCACCGATCGTCTCCACGAAGACCCGCGTGCTGCCGATCATGCTCGAGATCCCCAACCCCGGCAATCGCATCAAGGCCGGCATCTCGGGCTTCGCTCGCGTGAAATCGATGAAGCCGGGCGCCACCTCGATCCCCGCCGTCGCCCTTATCAAGAAGCAGAAGAAGGCGATGGTCTTCATCCTCGAAGGCGATAAGGCAAAGATTCGCGAAGTCCGCACCGGCGAAACGATCGGCACGGGCGAAGTCGAGATCCTCGAAGGCCTCGAAATCGGTGACGAGGTCGTCATCTACGGCCACGACTCGCTGCAAGAAGACGACCTGGTGAACGCCGATTGGCGCGGCTGGACTCGCCGCGGCGAGGGCAATGTTGCTCAAGCCAGTATGTCCGGTTTCTAAATCGTCGCTGCTCGCCCTTCCCGCCGCATGAACTACGTCAAACGATTCTTCATCGCCTGTTGGAGTCTGTACGCCCGGCTATTTAGCTGGTGTGCTGGCGCTGCGCTGTCGAATCGCGGACTGACGTTCACGGTGCTCGTGACTTGCTTGATTCTGATCACCGGCCCGTGGCTGCGGTCGTCGGTTAGTCGCGACTTCCGCGGCCCCCACATCCCGTGGAACAACTCGGCGAGTTCGCGATTCCTGCCGGAGTACGTCGCGAAGGCACCCCGCGAATGGCGCGTCGACAGCATCGCGATCCCGATGCTCGCCATCGTGCTCGTCGCGATTCCTGTGGCGTTCATTCGTCCGCGGTGGATGCCGCACCTATTCGGGCTGCTGATCGCCGTGAGCATTCCCGCCCTGGCGGTAACGCTCTGGAACCATCCCGGTCTGTACGAGTTTTTTGAAAGCGAAATCCGCGGTCGCAGCATGCTCCGCACCGTCTACCGGATGGAACATACCGATCTGATGACCGTCCGCGCGCCCGATCGCATGCAGGCGTTCGGCGGTCAAACCGGCAAGATCGATCTGCTCGCACCGACGCACCCGCTGCTCGTGCCGCTTAACTACTGGATGTACGGCCCCTGGCTCGTCGGCGCCGCCATCATGGGCGCCGTGGCGACCAATCGCACCAACTGGCAACGCCGCTTCGCCTACACTGGCGTTTGGGTCGGCGTCGGCGCCCTGTTCGCGCTCGCCGCCACGTGGCCGCGCTGGGTCGCCGAGTACCACTGGACTCAGGCGGAGCTGCTCGAAGAGCGAAACGACTTTGTCGCAGCCGCCGACGCGCTCGAACTTGCCCGCCAGTCGATGCCCCCTCTCGGCTTCACCAAACGCTATTGGGAAGCCCGCGGCCGGCTCGACTATCGCCAGCTTGTTCGCAGCCCCTACGCCGCCTACTTTGTCTCCTCCGAGTATCTCGAAGCCGCCGACGTCGATCGCGCTCGCAACGAACTCGCCCCCTTCGTTGACGCCGACAGCGCCGCCGCGCCGCGTGCCTTACTCGCGGAAATCATGGGCCACACCGCCACCGGCTTCAGCGCCCACGGCAAGCGCGGCGCCGCCGAAAAAGCGTGGCGCGAAGCCGCCGAAATCGCTCCCTGGAAGCCGAGCTACTGGGTCGCATACGCCGTAACGGTGCTCGGCTCCGCGCCGGAGCGCGCGCCGGAAATCGAAACTCGCTACCTCGAAGAACTTCGCGACGTCGGCGACTGCTTCGTCGGCAGTGACTTCGCCTCAGCCCTTGGCGACGCCTATTTCGAAAGCGGCGACTTTACGAGCGCCCGGCGTCTGTACAGCATGGCGATGGATATCTTCCACTTGCCGAAGTACGTCAACCTGCATGCTCAAGAGGGCCGCCTCGGCATGTAATGATGAGCTCGCGCCCTCTCGCTGCACTCCTGTTGGTCGGATTCGCACTCGCCGTCGGCGACTTCGGTTTCCGCACGTTCAATCCGTCGCCCACGCCGGAGTACATGATCTCCGGCAACGTGCAACCCCTCACGCTGCAAACCGACGACGAACCGAAAAAGCACCTTTACCTCCGTCGCACCTGGCGGCTCACCGAAGCCCCCGAGCAAGCTTGGATCAAGCTCATCGGCCATGACGTGATCGAGGTCTGGGTCAACGGCCGCCGCGCCGGCTACTCGAAGCCAGTCGGCTTCGGTCGCAACACTGGCATCGTCATGGACGTCACCCCGCTAATGCACGCGGGGGAAAACAGCATCGCGATCCACGTCGCCCAGCTCGTGCTCGATCGGCCGCCGAGCGTTTCCATCGAAGGCGAATGCCGTTTCGCCGACGGCGTCGTCCGCGACCTCGGCGACTTCCACGATTGGAAAGCCGCCGGCGTCTATGAACGCAATGGCCCCTATTGGTTTGAAACCGAGTTCGAAGACAAGCACTGGATCGAACCAACTGCCGGCGAACGCATCGAATGGCGCTGCCAGGTCGACTTCCCCCATCGCTCGATCACCCACCCGCGCGAAGCGAAGTGGATTTCGCCCACCAGTTCGACGGAAGGCGCCGCTGCGTTCGCCGCCGAGTTCGACGTCCCCGGTACGCCCCGCGACGGCTGGCTCCGCATCCTCACCAACGGCTCGCAGCGGATCGCGCTCAACGGCAATCTCCTGTCGCGCGATCAACTCGGCCTTGGCACCGAACAATCGAAGCACGCTCGCGAACTCACGTTCGACGTCAGCCCGCTGCTGCGCCGCGGTAGCAACGTTATTTCCGTGATGGCGGAAACCCCCGGTGAGAAGCCCCGTCTGCTGGCCGACCTCGAAGCGACGACCGCCGACCTGCACCGCACCTACCTCGCCACTGACGACAGTTGGAGCAGCGCCGCCGGCTACCCCAGCGATTGGCTCGAACCAGACTTCGCCGCCGCCGAGTGGCAGCAATGCAAACCCGAGATCGGCTACCAAGGCATCCCGCCTCGGTCACTGGTCCGCGAACTCGGCATCCTCGATCCCACCCGTGCCTTCTGGATCGAGCGCGGCGCCATCCACGCCGCCTGGATTCTCGGCAGCGGTCTCCTCGGCGCCCTCGGCAGCTTGGGCGTGTTCGCCGCAATGAAAAAATACGTCGCCGCTGCGGAACCGCTTCCCGTCGCACTGCCGTTCCTCCCGCTACTCGTCGGCTCCCTCGCCGCCTGCAGCGGCGCGCTGATGACCTGGGACTTCCGCTGGGCCGGGCACGATGTTTATCGCCCCGTGTGGCTCTACTCGATCTGGATCGGCGTCGCTGCACAGTGGTTGCTGCTCATCGTCCTCATCTCCGTCAAGTCGCTCGCCGATCGCCCCGCGCTGCGCCGTACGTTCAGCTCGCGGGCGATGTGGACCGCCTCAAT
This sequence is a window from Lacipirellula parvula. Protein-coding genes within it:
- a CDS encoding efflux RND transporter periplasmic adaptor subunit; the protein is MKTFIRWTSGLLLLGCAVVLIGLWQLRARDAMADWDPDAARHRGKPIPVRTIKVAARDFDETIGGTAVTFPAQSATVTIPLRSSSVIDREVLDVNCEAGGEVKKGDVLVTFLPGLFEHTVRQREAAVRQTTKTLEAYKGLNKRQAITELEVAEAEVGYETAQLELAMSKRDLELCKMITPIDGVIQEVNVVPQMRVGDGTIVAVVHDLDPIYVQMDFPMERLDSLQVGQTAEVELDAFSQETFEAKVIRIAPIVSTKTRVLPIMLEIPNPGNRIKAGISGFARVKSMKPGATSIPAVALIKKQKKAMVFILEGDKAKIREVRTGETIGTGEVEILEGLEIGDEVVIYGHDSLQEDDLVNADWRGWTRRGEGNVAQASMSGF